ATCTCCTGTAGATTCTAGCACCATCACTATAGCCTGAAAAATGGAGATGCACAACATGTCAGGGGTAGAATCACTATAAGAAATGTGTAGTAGAAGCTGCACATTGCACCACATCCTGGCAGTTCTTCCACCTGCATTTGACATAATTACCTTCAGACATTTGGCAGACATTAgcacaaataattaaatgttgGTGCAGATTTGGATCACCTCTCTGTAAAACTAAGAGATAAGATCCTTGGTTTACTGTTTAAAACGTGACAGAATAACAACATGATGTAGTAAATCTGTGTTTCCAAAGTCTAGAATTGTTATGGGACCAGAACTCCTGCAGAGTTTACCCTGCCAGCCACATGCAACTTGACTGGCAGTGCTACATTTCCTCCTAAGTTTGAGGCATATTAAGTTGAAAAGTTGTAAATGGTCTCAAATTTCCAGGATAgaatatgtgatgttcatgaGGGAATATATGGAAGAGCTACTCTGAATTCAGGTGCATTAAAATTCACTCCAAAACCAACACGTCTCTTCTATGGAGAGCTGGTACCTCACCTGATAATAAAATtagtttaatataaaatttaatttaattatgaatgcaacatgcataaaaagaaagaaagaaagaaagaaagaaagaaagaaagaaagaaagaaagaaagaaagaaagaaagaaagaaagaaagaaagaaagaaagaaagaaagaaagaaagaaagaaagaaagaaagaaagaaagaaagaaagaaagaaagaaagaaagaaagaaagaaagaaagaaagaaagaaactgaatCCGTCACAACATGAGACTAAGAGGAGTATTTTATGGTTCACTGGtctaaaaaaattagaaaacatcAAAGAGCTAGAGGTGATGCTTTGTTGTGTAAGATCTACAGATGCACTGCAGCCAGCTGGAGAATCACCTgattagaaaaaatatttccagACTTCACAGTCTGTATTATGATGCAGCAAAAAGTTGTGGGTTTGAATTAACTCGTCTGTAACACTTAAATATCACATTCTAATGCTTCATTGgtacatgtttttttgtgtacTTTTTAACTCAGTCTTCCCAAagtgaaatgtaaaatgtgttaaatcTGGATCCTTCCACATCTCAACTCATTTAAGTTTGACTGGCCTGCAGTCAAAGTTAAAAACatagagggaggaagaggagcaggagaTAGAAAACTAGAGGCAGAAATGGTAGAGATCAAACTAAAGGTTAAAATAACTACAATAATTTAATGATTAGAAAAATTGTTGCAtaagtttggtttatttatctattaataTTACACAACTACATATGTCTTGATACTCATACAGAGCCGAAGCAGccaaaaaaaagctttaatgtGGATTGCTTTAATTCATGATCCCAACTTCCGTATTCCATGTTTCTGTCTGAAGGATGCCACTGTTCTTAGTTTAATGGCCACTGAATTGGATATATTTGTGAAACATTTCCTGTAGATAGCTGTTGCTTCAAGCtcttttacaaaatattttttttttaaatcagtacAAGCTTCACCACCATGTTTATTGCAAATGAGGGAAAGTCACTGCCAAAACACATAATGTCCTTGGCAGAAAAATAGTAATGACAGAAGCAACAGATTTATTGTGAAGAGAGTAAATTTGTTGATTTAAGCTCAAATCTTGTAGTAGTGTGAAAAACagagatttattaaaatattaagtttttCCTCGTGAAGTGCTAAATACCTCATAGACCAGCTCATGGTGGAAGTGAGGGACTTCCAGGTCCCGCAGACAGTGCTCTGCCTCGGACACGTCTCCTGATATCAGGTACTCCTTGAGAAGAAGGTTCATCTgcagcaaacacacaacaaGGTTCCGGCTTAGCTATGCTGAGCTACATGAAGATTTGAGTAACTGCTGACAGATTACAGTAGGAAGAGATCAGAGTATGTTACATGTcataatcagaatattttaatccatttatttattatgctcATAATTAATTGACTATTAAATTGATACTCCAGCAGAACCAATCACTTAGagattttgtaatctcaatgggactttcctggtaaaataaaagtttagaaaaacacTTTCCTTGTTTACAGATGAAGTGCAGTGAAGGTCTTGATTGCATTGAATTTTCCTTGCTATAATAAAAAGCTCAATTTAGTTTTCCCCTCTTTTGTTCCTTTGACTTTCAAGCTGAAATTCCAAAAGTAGAGCTGAGCAGCAAGCTTATAACACTAAGTACCGCCATATTCTCTCCAACCCATACTACCTCAGATATAACCAGACTTCCATGGGGAAATAAAAATCTGCTTCAAAGCTGTGGCCTCTAAAAgcgaaaagaaagacaaaaaaatctcatttgGAGTTGTGCACATCTTTTAgtttatgtttcatttaagtGGGAACAGTTATGTCACTGCTGATCTGAATGCACATCAACAAGAACTCTTTTACTTAAAATCTATTTATGTAGCCATTAGTCATAACACTTGAGATCTAAGAGGAGCAAAATCAACCTGAGCCATCTGAGTGAGACCAATGCTTCTGAGTCAACACAGCGCTTTAATCCACTGGAATGTTTGAGTCTGAGCAAGAGGAGTGTGATGTAGACAAGCTGGACAGAGACAAAAAGGGAGGATGGATAAACTGAACTGATGAGAAGGAATTGCAGTCCAAAACAGGTGCAGAGGTTTTAAAATCCTCACTGGCTTTGAAGTCAAGGCGAATCACAATGAGAGCTACTGcaccagaagaagaaatggtCATCACAACCAAGAAATGTCAGCAAAAAGTAGACTGCTGTGAACTTAACAGTACTTTGctgtaaggaaaaaaacaaaacaaaaagaagtctGGACTTGCTAATAACAAAACAGCCAGAGTTGGTCTTGCTCTCCCTCAGGCTGCACAAAACCCAAAACCAGGCAGGAAATCAAACGTGAACGTAAGAGTGTGAGGGTCTGAAGGCTACATGAAGCTCAGTGAGAGGGTGTGCtgataaaaccattttttttcatgcGCACAAGCACTTAACAATGTTGTGCAGCTTCTAATTACAGGTGAGCACTCGAAACAACCACAACTGCACACTCAAAAATCTAAATTCTGAATCAAGACTTGCAAAAACAACCAAGATTAGACACACGGTGAGCGTATGTTTGTGTACTTGTTTGTCTTGGGTGATGGGGACAAAACCTGATTGCACATGAACGAAGTTTTAGAGAGACTTGGTTTTAGAGTAAAGGTTAGGCATTCAGTTGTGATGGTTAAGGTTATGATAAGGGACTTGGGACAGCAAACTGTCAATGCAGAGTCCACAGAGGCAATATAAAccagacgtgtgtgtgtgtgtgcatatttgtaTTGGCCCCTCTTGTCTCTTCATTTTGTATAATTCCTGCTTCCTGGGGGGGAAAACACTCTGCTGACACAGCAGTGCAGAGGGCTGGCCCATGGCTTTCTAACCCAGCATGCACTTTTGCCTTCTGTCTACATTACATAATGATAACAAAAAGATGCTGAGCTTGTCAACACAATATTTCTAACCTCAAAAGCTCATCATGCTTATTAGATCAATAAAATCATATTGTATagtgaaacaaacaaattacTCCTCAGTTCTTACTTTCCTTTTGGTGTGAGCTTACCTCTTTGATGAGGTGTTTAACAGGTCTCAGTCCTCCACCGACACCCCACACATTATCCAGACGAACCATCTCCCTCTTCATGGTCAGCAGAACGGCAGCTCGGTCTAACGCCACtctggaaaaagacaaaaaccaaaGTGAAGGATTAAGCAGTGCAAATGCAAACAATTTCAATCTGCCTTAAAAATCTACATGGTTTTTAGTTTTCCTTGTGCTGGCTCACCTGGCGTGCTCACAGTCCACTTTGCCTTTGTAACAATCCAGGAAGTTCATGGGGAGGACATGGTCTGCTATGGCTCTGGCTATAAACTGACCTAACATCTGAGAGAGGTGAGATGAAAGCATCTTTAAAGAACACGGAAAGCATTTCCATATCACATGTGCAGGTCCACTTTGTGGATGATATATAGAGAGAAACTTAGAAAACACAAACTCCTGGAATGTGTTTAATGAAAGGCTGGAGAGGCAAAGTTTTCCCCATTACTAACATATTTTCTTTGATCATTACAGAATAGGCTCCACAAATCTGTAGACTGAAGGCAGAATAATTACAAAGATAAGAACTTCCAAACTCAGCACTCCGTTTTGGGGGAAATCAACAGAATATGTGCAGAGACGGTGACTTTACATGTAAGTTATCTTCACTTTCTTAATATATCATGACATTCTTTTTCTCTACTCCCCCCCCCTTGTAGCATcgtcaacaaacaaacaaacaatgggATTAATTGATCCAAAGAGTTCCAACTGGAATTTTAACATGACTTTTGTAATGGCTACAATAACGTCAACTGTAGCTTCAAAGATTTAGTCTAGATTCATCTGATTACAATTCAGTTCAAATTTCATTCAAAACAATTCTTTATATAGtacaaaaatgtgttaatttcaGTTTCTTAGTCAAATGTGTGTAAAAACACAGAGCTTAAAAGTAAAGTATATCTATAATAGGCCTAAAAGATtatggaagaaaagaaaaaatctaattacaaTTTTTCTAACAAATATTGTGATTTGGTTTGCgatttaaatatttagtttccGACTTTTGACCAGTGTTCACATAGAAATATTTTTCCAACATGAGATGGAGGAAAACCACAAAACATGAACTACTCTTTATTCTAACACAAGGACACCAGCAACAGCAAGATGTaacctgtggccaaaacactgaagcctgaaggttacatttcctctagaaccgGTTTCTACTTTGTccttgtattaaaaactaaacagtctgatgctatgTATGGTATTTACACTACAGCACGTCATTTCTCGCTATATACTTCATGTATTGCACATGGCAGAGTTCCACCCTGATGCGTGTGCGCATACACGAAAGCACACTCCAACCAGCAAACAGAGAACAAGGTGAAGATGAAACAGTTGTTTTATGCTGACAAATTCATTATCATCATGGACACGCGGATTAACACGTACAGTCATTGTAGtaatttctgagtcgtattaaGGCTTAAAACTGATTCAGATCCTTGACCCTAAAAGTCCAAGTAGAGTCAAGCAGGAATATGCAGTGAAAAATTATTGtgtgtaaagttaaaaaaaaaaaaaacaatattgtggcatattaaatcttttaaattagtTACTCTCTGCATTGCCTCTCCACCCTcttaaacacacaacacaggaaCACTGTTAACAGACTGCTACTTCTCCGTGGACCAGCGTTACCTGTGGAGCCTCCGGTGTGTCCAGTATGAGGTCTGGCAACTCTTTAAGCATCTTGTCGAACGCGCGGGCCATGTCGCTATGCGACAACATCTTGCCCGACAGATCCGACAGCAGGCGGGAGGTCAGCTCTCTGTGACTGGCCTTGCCTTCGAGGGACAGGGACACGGCCAAAGAAGAGAACTCGTACTTATGTGGGCCCAAGTTGAGTTCCTTCAGCAACATCTGACAAGATgaagaaaagcaaataaaaagaaataaaatctgcaGACAGTCCCGGAGCAGCTATAACTCTgaatatgtgtacatatatgcTACTGTATTTGGAGTTTACAGAGAACTTtaagcctaaaaaaaaaacctacttcCTTAATTTGAAATCACCTACCTGGACCTCTTTTGTGTCTCCATGTTCAAAGTACTCCTGTACGATGGGGTTGACCATTTTTTCCAGTTCCTTCTCATCTACCTCTGGCACAACTGTTGCATAAACAGTGTCcccctgaaaaaaaaacaagcacatcACTGCTTACAGAAATTATTCCATGTCCTCAAACACGAGCAACAAAGTGGATGTGTCTGCTATTTTATACGTTCCTTTTTTAAATCACCTCAATCACAATCAATATCTTAACGCTtatactgctgctgtttaaagctgcaaataatctttaaaacatAAGCAGAGAGCTTGAAATTCATGTGGCATtatcatttcagattttttaagaATGTCTGAAGACATTGTTCTATCCAACTGGAATGCATCCGTAAAGGTGAAACTTTTAACTATCATTTCAACACTTGAAATTCATCCACAAATGCCAAGAATGTCAGTAAAAACCTGCCCAACTAACTTTTCAGGAAAGGTTTAATCTGGAGAACAATAGTGAGCACTGGTGTAACAATAAACTCTACACAgaataaacataacatgaaatCTTCATAACAcagtggaagaagaaaaatctagTCCCTATTTTCATGTCCTGTAAACAtctagtttttttgttttgttttaagagaAATATtctgtgaaaaatgtaaaatgttgatttattttcctgttttctgctgACAGGAAACCGATTTAAAGCCAAACTCAGATAAAAGAACAAACATGCATTTAACTCTTTAAGGCCATGAACAAATtagaaaagtccatttttttaatatacaaaaTGTACACATTTTTGGAGGGGATATCTactatttattaccatgtgatattaaaaatgtattatagtggggttttctgcttctgggtatctattagggcagaagacaagtatcagattgtgttcaacaggattttgtttttaccatgaagtgatgcaaaatgtctGAGAAACTGTATTTATCAAATatgtcaggctcttatgggttaagatTTCTGCAAAAGCTTGAAAAATATAAGAACAAGGGGTGTTAAAGCACATTATTCCCATGTCAGTGCTTCTCAAATTTCTCTTACCCACTGACATTTCCCAAGAACAAGATGACCTGTGCCATTCAGCAATCCTTGCTTCACCACTGTTTCAAAGGCCATGGTCTGCACAtgttccatttatttttctgtaccACTCTGTCTCAGTCCCCATTTAACGCTCaacacatttccactgacttcgTGCCACGGTCAAGGCCAAACCACACAAGCTCCTCTGAGCCGTTCCCAAACATTATCAGCCTTTTACTGACAGAAGCTCCATTCCCACCCTGCATTAAGTTATGTGATGgcagtggaagaaaaaaaaaccctggcCTTCAGCATCACACTGAGCATTTGCATGATAACAGGGTTAAAGATTGAAAATTGTCTTGATTGTGATGGGATGGGGCCATCTGGATTAAAGAGTCACGTGAGCAGGGgtgttttaaatgagctttggcaAAATCAGAGTGTTGCTCAGTCTTTCctcagttattattattatcacatAGACCCATAATGCAGAAGTGTTGCTGGGGATCCtctttactttacttactttagaAGTAAACActtctaaaataattttaaataaataaacagttttataaTAATCATTAGAAGTGCTGTTGGGAAAGTTTGGCAACTGCTCATGTaggcaaaatgtttttaattgggcttatatatatatatacaccacaaATTACAATGTGtggtatacacacacaaagtgtgatttataaagaaaaaaggttcaGGAGCATCTGCACTGTCAGGCAAGCTAAAGTGCTCATTAACTACTCcagattaatgatgtttttatccttttttttttttttttttttttttttttttacagacgAGAACAAACTGCAAGGATGTTATTATACTTAACTCTAAAACTACCGGCCAAGTAAAGCTCTCACAATTAAAAGTAGGCGTTTTCAAGAAAACCCAGCTCTGGATCTGCAGGTAGTTACTGCAGCTGTTGGTGTCAAAGTGCATGTGTTTACAGTCAGGACTGCACATGCAATATTTGCATAAGAGGCATGCCAGGACAATGTGTTTGCTATCCAAAGAGAACGTGAAAGCCAAAGACTTTGCAGAGAACATATAAGCAAAGACGAGGCCTTTTGGGATAATGTGTGCAGGGTTTTCTGATTAATCAAAGAGTCATTTTGCTGCAGCCTGTAAACTGAAATCAGGCCAAAGAGGGCTTTTTAGGTAAAAACCATCATACCAAATGAGATGCATGGTGGTGGAAGTGTTATGGTGTGAGATTACTCTCAGTCCTTATTTGACTTCTGCATGAAGCCAAAAAGTTCTTAAATATAGTGCAAGGGCAACTGTTCAATTGTTGAAATTAAAACGGTTTTAATCATTCAGTGATATGACAATAGAATCGAGTAGCTACTTAAAAAGCAGACAAGGGGGTTATGAAGTGGTCTAGTCAAAGCCCAGATTTACAAGGATACCCTAAAATGTCCAGCAGCCCCAGGTTGTAGCacatttacattatacatttaaaaagacttGCTCACCTGAGCAGATTCATCATAGTTGGGGTCACGTACATCCGGTTCCTCATCTTCATAAACCATCCCAGCAGCACCCCAAACTCCTTTACCCCCTGCCCCACCTGAAGACAACCAgacatacaataaaaaaaacatattgaaaGGAAACTCAACAATATAATAAGTTATAAACAGGAGTTTGTCCAGCTAATACATTAGAAGCTGGGACACACTTCCAACCAAACTCTTCACTACTCACAGTCAgcacacatataaatataaatctgcaacattaatagaaaatattttgactAACTCAGGAGATGAAGTGCTTAGTACAGGTACACTTTGTGTAGATATCTTAAACCCTTTCCCTGTTTTTCAATTTTCCCTTATAGAGAGAAAGACATGCTGGTAAAACTACTAACaggaaattacattaaaaatatgactatataaaaaataataataataataataataataactgaagGTCTATCCTGGGAGAATGTGAATACCCAAATTGATGTAAATAGTGCACACCAAGCATTTATTTCTGATAAATGTTTTCCATTATTTACAGTAAAGAAAGCTAGAAAGCAAGTACAATACATGATGcctttgtattgttttatgttaaagtGCAActcaataaaaagtaaataaataaaaacccaacACAGACATGAAAAGTAGATACGTCATCGTCACTTTTTTCCTCCAATCTTGCATTAAAAACACTGCAAAACGTTTTTTACAAAGTAAACAGGAAAAGTAGACAGAAGTCATCTGTTCACTGCTCTTGCACAACTCTGATTTAAGTCATGAGTGCAAACTGTACCTTTTTTCGGCAGACCTCGGCCTTTGCCCGTCCTGGATTTGCGGTCGTGAGTGTTGACTTTGCCCTTTGGACTGTGCGGGTCGCTTCCTGCCAAATCTCCCGACTCAGAGAGAGACTCGCTGTTGGAGTTGCGCGATGAGGACTTGCGCAGGCGACGTTTGGCTTTGGCTTTGAGACGTGCCtcgtggagtgccttctcctgAGGCGTCCAGTTGCCGTTGACCTCCGCGTCATTCAGCGCCTCGTCGTCATCGTCACTGTAGGGATGTTTGGCCTCAGCCAGGTTGCCATCGAGAGAAAGCATCCCTGTCATCAGAGCAGGAACAGTGGATTTTCTGTTATCAACCTGGTTTGCACAAGGCAACACTGATAGTGCAAATGATGTTTACTGTATGCATGTGATATCAgatttaaaatatgcaaattgtgttttttttttttttttttttactgctttggCTAGTTTGTTGcattacaataaataattatGTCAAATTAACAGTAAATTTTAAGTTACAGTACAAAGTTTGAGACTGTGTGGAGATGGCAATTTCAATGAATGCTCTTCTGCAGGccagtaaaataattattttgtgaCTTTGTTGGAACAAACTTCTTACCCATGTTGTTTAGGCAATGTTTAGGCATCAACATGCACAGTTGTTATACATGTTCATCTGTTCTTAAAATAATGTCTGAAAGTCTTAGGTCAGcccccatttttttaaataataacaagcAAACAGGAATATCAAGTAGTGGTTTATTGAAAAAATAGCAAACAAAAAGGGAAATACAGTACTTAAGGCATAAAACTGAGTTTCAAAGTTCTAACGGCGCACATTTCTTCCTCATCAGTTTGACCCTTCTTATACGTACAAGCTTTCTTGTCTTGTCTTTAAATTGTCTttaggaatagttctccagccTTCTTCAAGGATGGTCCAAAGCTCTTGGATGTTGCTGCCTTTTGTTTCATTATTTGATTAAATGATTCCACAGTGCTTCAAGGCTCTGGGGAGAATTTATCACTCCATGAGCCCTGTAACcgctgattttcagtccagtttttgtaTCATTTGGGATaattcatccttctttcttctGCCCTTAAGATTAGCTTCTTGAAAGCCGGCCGTCCATAGAAACCATTTCTGATTAAGCTTTAATCAACCGAAGATGGATGAACTGAAGGGCCGGATGTACTTCTCTCAGGTCTCTGCTGGACTTTTTCCAATTTCTTCTGCAAATAATTTCTAGATATTGTTCATCTACAGCAGAtagccttttattttttaaagtgtatcattttatcttttgtcCACCAGTATGTGTCCTGACACCACGAAACAAAAACTAACTTGTGTTAGTGTGAACCTCACAAAAGCACTAATATATTTTTAGAATACAAAAATATCTAAAGAGTACTAACAGTATTAATAATCATACACATTatagttattatttaaaaaatctatcGTGGTGAATTTAAGTAAACATTTTTGTAGCAGCTGGACAGTATTTATGACAACTGTAAAGACATTATGGAGCAGCTTTGTTAGAAAAGTTGAAGTTGGCTGCGAAACCACCAGGACCAATATGTCTGCAAACATTTCCAGAGCTAGGGAGCTACAAGAACTACATGTTAACTCCAATGTATCATACTTGATGcgtacagtttctgagacctattgcatcaacaaatggtaaaaactttgctctatatatatatatatatatatatatatatatatatatatatatatatatatatatatatatatttattattattattattattttttttttttattatttttttaagccttTTATTAAAGACTTCGTATAATTTTCTAACCATATTTCTTTGGCCAGGCATTAAAAAGTCAAACTGTAAATTTACTATAATTTGCAGTAgactaaaaatataaacacagtttatttaccAACAAAGTTATTTAAGTTGTtcaattactgttttttttttttatttttgacaaccTTGGACCATATAAAGTCAGGACTCCATACCACAGCTTCTCCATTGTAACCAAGCCTCCTTTAACCAATTCTGCTACCCATTTTCTTTCAACCAGCCAAACACTATGTTCATCACAAATCCACCGGCAGCCTTGTCCTATGAGCACTGCATGTGCAAAAGTGCAGGTGCTTGTCTGTGTTGCACATTAATCAAATCTCAAAATAAGCCTGGCGAACATTATTAATAACTGAGTTCTGACCAAACTGCTTGGCTCATGCAACAACACCTACATCTTTGCTTGTGAGCTATGTGATCCAAGACATAATATACAAAGCAAATGCAAAAGCCTGTATAgatatgcttcttttttttaaccaaggggtccttttcttttgtttatatataaagCAGTTTGGGGTTTCAAGTTTTTAACttgaatgcagtttttttttttttttttttgtgcagttttgAAATCACCCAAAGTAGCTTCCTCAACACTGAATGTTTTTGATAGAGATGTGAACAAAGCACAGCCAAGATTCTGGTGAGAAGGCAAGGAGATGTTTAAGCCTGTCAGTGGCTCTAAGATTTGCTGTTTTAGATCACAGAGAGACAACTAGCAGAAAATATTTAGTGGGTATTCAGCAAACACAAAAGTACTACAGCAAGTAGACAAGCTCAGAGCATGAACACAATGTTTTCTGACTATTTAAGCAGAGCTACCCCTGCATGTCATGGCAGTGTTTTGCAGAGCACATCAAAAGTCACTCAAAACCTAAAACTTTGACACAAAGATGGCGAAGCAAACTCACAAGCTCATCCAAGAAGAACTTAGCAACTCTATCAGCAAActtaaggtccatttatgcttgacgcaAGAGACGGATACACAGACTGACGGACAGTTTCATCCGTTTTCTGCGTCACTTACgcatgtaatttggtctgttt
The Melanotaenia boesemani isolate fMelBoe1 chromosome 4, fMelBoe1.pri, whole genome shotgun sequence genome window above contains:
- the pdcd4a gene encoding programmed cell death protein 4a, giving the protein MATQVDAWSTAPKVDGMLSLDGNLAEAKHPYSDDDDEALNDAEVNGNWTPQEKALHEARLKAKAKRRLRKSSSRNSNSESLSESGDLAGSDPHSPKGKVNTHDRKSRTGKGRGLPKKGGAGGKGVWGAAGMVYEDEEPDVRDPNYDESAQGDTVYATVVPEVDEKELEKMVNPIVQEYFEHGDTKEVQMLLKELNLGPHKYEFSSLAVSLSLEGKASHRELTSRLLSDLSGKMLSHSDMARAFDKMLKELPDLILDTPEAPQMLGQFIARAIADHVLPMNFLDCYKGKVDCEHARVALDRAAVLLTMKREMVRLDNVWGVGGGLRPVKHLIKEMNLLLKEYLISGDVSEAEHCLRDLEVPHFHHELVYEAIVMVLESTGDTASHMMMKLLQSFWKTGLITVDQMNRGFQRVYDELPEISLDVPHAHSIMETFVDLCYQESVITKQLRDACPSRGRKRFVSEGDGGIIKN